TTGGCGAAGGCACGAAAATCTGGCATTTCTCGCACATCATGCCCGACTGCGTGATTGGGAACGGATGTAACATCGGCCAGAATGTGGTGATCTCCCCGCAGGTCGTGCTGGGTAATAACGTGAAGGTGCAGAACAACGTGTCGATCTATACGGGAGTTACCTGCGCCGACGATGTGTTTTTAGGGCCGTCGATGGTGTTTACGAATGTGATCAATCCACGAAGCGCTATTGTCCGAAAAGACCAGTATCAGAAAACGCACGTTGGCAAAGGAGCCAGTATCGGGGCCAATGCTACCATCGTATGCGGGCACGACATTGGGGAGTATGCGTTTATTGGCGCAGGAGCAGTAGTCACTAAACATGTGCCGCCCTATGCGCTGATGGTCGGTAATCCGGCCCGACAACTCGGCTGGATCAGCGAATACGGCCACCGACTCAACTTCGACGAGCAAGGGCTGGCCCAATGCCCGGAAAGTGCTGAAACCTACCGGCTCAAAGACGGTGCAATTCATAAAGAACTGTAGAAATTCTATCCTAACGTCTACTTTACCACTCCTTCCTTGATGAAAACATTTGCCCTGATCGGTGCTGCCGGTTTTATAGCCCCCCGCCACCTGAAAGCCATAAAAGAAACCGGGAATAGGCTGGTGACGGCCTTCGATAAGTTCGACTCGGTGGGGGTGATGGATAGTTTCTTTCCCGAAGCTGATTTCTTCACGGAGTTTGAGCGGTTTGATCGGCACGTCGATAAAAAACGCCGGGAAGGCGATCCGATTCAGTACGTCAGCATCTGTAGCCCGAACTACCTGCACGACGCACACATCCGTTTCGGACTGCGGAGCGGAGCCGATGTGATCTGCGAAAAGCCCCTGGTGCTGAACCCCTGGAACATCGATGGACTGGCCGAAATGGAGAAAGAAACCGGCAAACGGGTCAATAACATCCTGCAACTACGGCTGCATCCCAGTATTGTAGCGCTGAAAAACCGCATCGCCAACAGCCCAGCCGATAAAGTGTACGATGTAGATCTAGCCTATATCACCTCTCGGGGCAAATGGTACAACATTAGCTGGAAAGGCGATACCACCAAATCGGGTGGCGTGGCAACCAACATTGGCGTCCACTTTTTCGACATGCTAACCTGGATTTTCGGTAAGGTGAAGAAAAACGTCGTGCATGTGCGCGAAGAGAATACAGCCGCTGGATTTCTGGAACTGGAACGGGCCAATGTGCGCTGGTTTCTAAGTACCGAATATGAATCGTTGCCTGAAGCTGTCAAGCTAGCCGGTAAACGGACCTATCGATCCCTGCAAATGGAAGGGGAGGAAATTGAATTCAGCGACGGCTTTACCGACCTCCATACCCGAAGCTATGAACACATTCTGTCGGGGAGCGGCTTTGGCCTGCTGGAAGCCTACCCATCCATCGAAATTGTTCACCATATCCGAAATGCAAATCTGACGCATCCAAGTAGCGACTATCACCCATTGGTCAAGTACCGGCAAAACGGTCTGGTGGTTAAGTAAAATCGACCCTGCTTAGAGATGTCTAACATTCTAAAGAAAGGCCGAAAAGCCAGATTTTGTCATTCTGACGAAGGAAGAATATTAAGGCTTTCTACTTTCTAGTTAGGGGACCTGTTTAGGATTTTGAAAAAGGGATAAGAGTTGAGTGGTTTTTGTAATTCCGACGCAGGAGGGGGCTTCTGTAGCAGGAAGTTTTCTGCCTTTCACAAAGATCCCTCCTGCGTCGGGATAACAAAAATGCTCTCGAGCTGAAATCCTAAACAGCTTCAGGATAACAGTAAGATTCCTCCTTCGTCGGAAGGACAGAAATCTTTATCAAACTCAATTTTACAAACGCTTAACAATTCAAAAAGCTTGACGTTGATTCAACATAACGTAGTGGCCGAAGAGGAAGAGGTAACGTATGCTCATTCGATTACTCCGCAAAACAGCCTGTTCGACTTGCGGCTGGGCGAAATCTGGCAGTATCGTGATTTGCTGATCCTGTTTGTCCGCCGGGATTTCGTTGCGAAGTACAAACAGACCATTCTGGGGCCAGTATGGTTCTTTATCCAGCCCATTTTCCAGACAGCCGTTATGGCTATCGTCTTTGGGGGCATGGCTGGCCTATCGACAGATGGCGTACCACCGATTCTGTTTTACCTGGCAGGGGTAACGGCCTGGAATTACTTTTCCAACTGCCTACGGGCCACATCGAATACGTTTACCGCCAATGCAGGTCTGTTTGGGAAAGTCTATTTCCCTAGGGCAGTTACTCCCTTATCGGTTGTCATCAGCAACCTCATTCAGTTTGGCATTGGTATGCTGCTCTTTCTGGTGATGTACGGTTTTTTTACGCTAATCGGAACGGCGCTACACCCCAGCAGCGCTTTACTCCTGTTCCCCTTATTAATCGTCGTAATGGGCTTTATGGGGTTGGGATTAGGCATGCTGGTATCCGCTATGACTACCCGCTACCGCGATTTACAGTATCTGGTTGAGTTTGGGGTGCAGTTACTGATGTATGCAACACCAGTAATTATTCCCTTATCGGCTATACCCGCCAAATATAAACCCATCATGCTGGCCAATCCTATGACAGGGGTTATCGAAACGTTTAAATACGGCTTTTTCGGAACAGGTACGTTTTCCTGGCCACTACTTAGCTATTCAATTGGGTTCTCCCTAATAGCATTCTTGATTGGCTTGGCAGTATTCAATAAAACAGAAAAGAACTTTATGGATACGGTATAAACCTAACCAGAAATTGGACGAATGAAGCCCATAATTAAAGTTGAGAATCTATCCAAACAGTATCGCCTAGGAACTATAGGGACTGGTACTCTCCGAGAGGATGTTCAGCGATGGTGGCATCAGATTAGAGGGAAAGAAGATCCTTATTTGAAGATTGGTGAAACAAACGAACGGAATAGTAAAGGTCAAAGTGACTACGTTTGGGCTCTCAAAGATATCAATTTTGAAGTGATGCCTGGTGAAGTGTTGGGTATTATTGGTAAAAATGGAGCTGGTAAGTCAACTCTACTAAAAATTCTTTCAAAGGTTACTGGACCTACAATTGGTCGGATTAATTTTAACGGTCGAATTGGAAGCTTATTGGAAGTTGGTACCGGCTTCCATCCAGACTTGACGGGACGGGAAAATATCTTTTTAAATGGGGCAATCCTAGGTATGACTAAACGAGAAATCCGCTCCAAATTAGATGAAATAATTGACTTCTCAGGTTGTGAAAGATATGTAGATACACCCGTAAAACGCTACTCAAGTGGAATGACAGTCCGCTTAGGCTTTGCTGTAGCAGCTCACCTTGATCCTGAAATCCTCGTTGTGGACGAAGTATTAGCAGTAGGAGATGCTGAATTTCAGAAAAAAGCAATAGGTAAAATGCAGGATGTGAGTAGAAATGAGGGGAGAACGGTATTGTTTGTAAGTCATAATCTAAATGCAATAAGCTTATTATGTAATAGAGCAATTCTTATAGAAAATGGCCAAATTTTGGTAGATGGTTTTACAGAAAAAATAATAAATAGATACATAGAAAATCAATCTATTTTAGCCTCTGGGCAACTCAACCTAGAAACTATAAAAAGAGATAAATTAGATTCAGATATAATTTTTAGAGACGTTAGGTTCAACGAGTATCCAGTAAAATTTGGTAATGATATAGAAATAATATTAAAGTTAAAGCAGCAAAAAGATAATGATTTTCAAGATTTGGAAATCGGGGTAGGAATATATGATATTCATGATAAAATGCTAATTCATACAAGTAACAAATTTATAAGTAAAACTTTAAAGCATAAATCCGACCATCAAGAATACGTATTTATTATAAAAAATAATCTATCTCCTCAAACTTATAGAATTAACTTGTTCTTGAAAACAGAAAAAGGTATTCAAGATTGGTTACAAAATATAGTAAGTTTTGAAATATTAGATGGGAATCCGTATAAATATATGAACTCTAAACAAATTGAAGGGGTAATATTCCCAGATTTTGAAGTTATAGAAAGGTAAGAAAATAATACTAAAATCTAATTATTAATAATTAATGCAGAAATGGTGAAATTTGTTCTGTATTATTATACTTAATTATTAATGTGAGTTTTTAAAAGTGACATAAGCAAAATCGAAAGTAGAATGAAAGAAAGTTTAAAAAGTAAGCTGAAAAGAGTATTGGCCAGCTTTGTACCCCAATCAATCAAAAAATTTATTGAACAGGAATTTGTATCAACAGATTATTACAAATATCAAAATGTTTCTTTTTCTCAGGAAGGTGAAGATTTAGTAATTGATAGATTTTTAAAATATCAAGAAGAAGGATTCTATATAGATATTGGAGCTCACCACCCAATGAGATTTTCAAATACTTATCGTTTTTATTTGCGAGGA
This window of the Spirosoma aerolatum genome carries:
- a CDS encoding acyltransferase; this encodes MNSVFIHPSAIVDDGCQIGEGTKIWHFSHIMPDCVIGNGCNIGQNVVISPQVVLGNNVKVQNNVSIYTGVTCADDVFLGPSMVFTNVINPRSAIVRKDQYQKTHVGKGASIGANATIVCGHDIGEYAFIGAGAVVTKHVPPYALMVGNPARQLGWISEYGHRLNFDEQGLAQCPESAETYRLKDGAIHKEL
- a CDS encoding Gfo/Idh/MocA family oxidoreductase; this translates as MKTFALIGAAGFIAPRHLKAIKETGNRLVTAFDKFDSVGVMDSFFPEADFFTEFERFDRHVDKKRREGDPIQYVSICSPNYLHDAHIRFGLRSGADVICEKPLVLNPWNIDGLAEMEKETGKRVNNILQLRLHPSIVALKNRIANSPADKVYDVDLAYITSRGKWYNISWKGDTTKSGGVATNIGVHFFDMLTWIFGKVKKNVVHVREENTAAGFLELERANVRWFLSTEYESLPEAVKLAGKRTYRSLQMEGEEIEFSDGFTDLHTRSYEHILSGSGFGLLEAYPSIEIVHHIRNANLTHPSSDYHPLVKYRQNGLVVK
- a CDS encoding ABC transporter permease, whose translation is MTLIQHNVVAEEEEVTYAHSITPQNSLFDLRLGEIWQYRDLLILFVRRDFVAKYKQTILGPVWFFIQPIFQTAVMAIVFGGMAGLSTDGVPPILFYLAGVTAWNYFSNCLRATSNTFTANAGLFGKVYFPRAVTPLSVVISNLIQFGIGMLLFLVMYGFFTLIGTALHPSSALLLFPLLIVVMGFMGLGLGMLVSAMTTRYRDLQYLVEFGVQLLMYATPVIIPLSAIPAKYKPIMLANPMTGVIETFKYGFFGTGTFSWPLLSYSIGFSLIAFLIGLAVFNKTEKNFMDTV
- a CDS encoding ABC transporter ATP-binding protein yields the protein MKPIIKVENLSKQYRLGTIGTGTLREDVQRWWHQIRGKEDPYLKIGETNERNSKGQSDYVWALKDINFEVMPGEVLGIIGKNGAGKSTLLKILSKVTGPTIGRINFNGRIGSLLEVGTGFHPDLTGRENIFLNGAILGMTKREIRSKLDEIIDFSGCERYVDTPVKRYSSGMTVRLGFAVAAHLDPEILVVDEVLAVGDAEFQKKAIGKMQDVSRNEGRTVLFVSHNLNAISLLCNRAILIENGQILVDGFTEKIINRYIENQSILASGQLNLETIKRDKLDSDIIFRDVRFNEYPVKFGNDIEIILKLKQQKDNDFQDLEIGVGIYDIHDKMLIHTSNKFISKTLKHKSDHQEYVFIIKNNLSPQTYRINLFLKTEKGIQDWLQNIVSFEILDGNPYKYMNSKQIEGVIFPDFEVIER